From a region of the Haloferax volcanii DS2 genome:
- a CDS encoding sugar porter family MFS transporter produces the protein MTVDTDAPEADGRNRFVYVTAALAALNGLLFGFDTGIISGAFLYIRDAFTMTPLVEGIVVSGALAGAALGAALGGYLADRWGRRRLILVSAVVFFVGSLVMAIAPTVEVLVVGRLIDGVAIGFASIVGPLYLSEIAPPKIRGSLVSLNQLAVTVGILSSYFVNYAFADGGQWRWMLGTGMVPAVILAVGMVFMPESPRWLVEHDRESKARDVLSRTRTDDQIRAELAEINETIEAEDGGLLDLLEPWMRPALVVGVGLAVLQQVTGINTVIYYAPTILESTGFESSASILATVGIGVVNVVMTVVAVVLIDRRGRRPLLSVGLAGMTLTLVALGAAFYLPGFSGFVGTVATGSLMLYVAFFAVGLGPVFWLLISEIYPLKVRGTAMGVVTVFNWVANLAVSLAFPVMVAEITTAGTFWVFAALSAVALAFTYRFVPETKGRSLEAIESDLRENVLGGSPDGSSAGTVSDDD, from the coding sequence CGTTCCTCTACATCAGAGACGCGTTCACGATGACGCCGCTGGTGGAGGGCATCGTCGTCAGCGGCGCGCTGGCGGGCGCGGCACTCGGCGCGGCGCTCGGCGGTTACCTCGCAGACCGATGGGGTCGCAGGCGGCTCATCCTCGTCAGCGCCGTCGTCTTCTTCGTCGGCTCGCTGGTGATGGCTATCGCGCCGACCGTCGAGGTGCTCGTCGTCGGGCGACTCATCGACGGCGTCGCCATCGGCTTCGCCTCTATCGTCGGCCCGCTGTATCTCTCCGAAATCGCGCCGCCGAAGATTCGCGGTTCGCTGGTCTCGCTGAACCAGCTCGCGGTCACGGTCGGCATCCTCTCGTCGTACTTCGTCAACTACGCCTTCGCCGACGGCGGGCAGTGGCGCTGGATGCTCGGCACCGGCATGGTGCCCGCGGTCATCCTCGCGGTCGGGATGGTGTTCATGCCCGAGAGCCCCCGCTGGCTGGTCGAACACGACCGGGAGTCGAAGGCCCGTGACGTGCTCTCGCGGACCCGCACCGACGACCAGATTCGGGCCGAACTCGCAGAGATTAACGAGACCATCGAGGCGGAAGACGGCGGCCTGCTCGACCTCCTCGAACCGTGGATGCGCCCGGCGCTCGTCGTCGGCGTCGGCCTCGCCGTCCTCCAGCAGGTCACCGGCATCAACACGGTCATCTACTACGCGCCGACGATTCTCGAATCGACCGGCTTCGAGTCCTCGGCGTCCATCCTCGCCACGGTCGGCATCGGCGTCGTCAACGTCGTCATGACCGTCGTCGCGGTCGTTCTCATCGACCGTCGGGGCCGCCGCCCGCTGCTTTCGGTCGGCCTCGCGGGGATGACGCTCACGCTCGTCGCGCTCGGCGCGGCGTTCTACCTGCCGGGCTTTTCGGGATTCGTCGGCACGGTCGCCACCGGGAGCCTCATGCTCTACGTGGCCTTCTTCGCCGTCGGTCTCGGCCCGGTGTTCTGGCTTCTCATCTCCGAGATTTACCCGCTGAAGGTCCGCGGGACGGCCATGGGCGTCGTCACGGTGTTCAACTGGGTGGCGAACCTCGCGGTATCGCTCGCCTTCCCCGTCATGGTCGCAGAAATCACGACCGCGGGGACGTTCTGGGTGTTCGCGGCGCTGAGCGCCGTCGCGCTCGCGTTCACCTATCGGTTCGTCCCCGAGACGAAGGGGCGGTCGCTGGAGGCCATCGAATCCGACCTCCGGGAGAACGTGCTCGGCGGGTCGCCGGACGGGTCGTCGGCCGGGACCGTCTCTGACGACGACTGA
- a CDS encoding DUF7344 domain-containing protein codes for MATTSEPGLSETRIHEVLSNDRRRMAIEYLQDSDLTLRELSERIAEAETGESPPPRNIRQSAYVSLQQTHIPKLAELDIVNYDEESKVVSLAEAGDVTVYMEVVPEGELSWSEYYAALAALGIVLMIAVAVGVPVISAVGAPGLGSLVFAVLGGSAVYQRWTQED; via the coding sequence ATGGCGACAACATCCGAACCCGGACTCTCCGAGACGCGTATTCACGAGGTACTGAGTAACGACCGCCGTCGGATGGCCATCGAGTACCTCCAAGACAGCGACCTGACGCTCCGCGAACTCTCGGAACGCATCGCGGAAGCCGAGACCGGAGAGTCGCCGCCCCCGCGGAACATCCGGCAGAGCGCCTACGTCTCGCTGCAACAGACCCACATCCCGAAACTCGCTGAACTGGATATCGTGAACTACGACGAGGAGTCGAAAGTCGTCTCGCTGGCCGAGGCGGGCGACGTGACGGTCTACATGGAGGTCGTCCCCGAGGGCGAACTCTCGTGGAGCGAGTACTACGCCGCTCTCGCCGCGCTCGGCATCGTCCTCATGATTGCCGTCGCCGTCGGCGTCCCCGTCATCTCGGCCGTCGGCGCGCCCGGTCTCGGCTCGCTCGTCTTCGCCGTCCTCGGCGGCTCCGCGGTCTACCAGCGCTGGACCCAAGAGGACTGA
- a CDS encoding DUF6663 family protein, producing MEVTTAGRFRVYRSPRDGDELLLLELPDERVDWTDPAVETDADDAYSPTYVPRTGYDGDLEARVSALEPGNEIEATLRWDDGDPRFEELSVRDRTRFRFVGAATGLFEAARETWRATGDGEAIGSRVTYGTDGDPNAVLYVFAKQPGARDLFDEFGDGVVPVDPLLDRLDDETDAPDAPREMFVLRPLDEEFVLVAIALDREGLFARTMRDTYC from the coding sequence ATGGAGGTCACGACGGCCGGCCGATTTCGGGTCTATCGCAGTCCGCGCGACGGAGACGAACTCCTCTTGCTCGAACTCCCCGACGAGCGCGTCGACTGGACCGACCCGGCCGTCGAGACCGACGCCGACGACGCCTACTCTCCGACCTACGTCCCGCGAACGGGCTACGACGGCGACCTCGAAGCGCGCGTGTCGGCGCTCGAACCCGGCAACGAAATCGAGGCCACGCTGCGCTGGGACGACGGCGACCCGCGGTTCGAGGAACTGTCGGTCCGCGACCGAACCCGGTTCCGGTTCGTCGGGGCCGCGACGGGGCTGTTCGAGGCCGCCCGCGAGACGTGGCGGGCGACCGGCGACGGCGAGGCCATCGGGTCGCGCGTCACCTACGGGACCGACGGCGACCCCAACGCCGTGCTCTACGTCTTCGCGAAACAGCCCGGCGCGCGCGACCTGTTCGACGAGTTCGGCGACGGCGTCGTCCCCGTGGACCCGCTTTTGGACCGCCTCGACGACGAGACCGACGCGCCGGACGCGCCCCGCGAGATGTTCGTCCTGCGCCCCCTCGACGAGGAGTTCGTCCTCGTCGCCATCGCGCTCGACCGCGAAGGGCTGTTCGCGCGGACGATGCGCGACACCTACTGCTGA